The following nucleotide sequence is from Zea mays cultivar B73 chromosome 1, Zm-B73-REFERENCE-NAM-5.0, whole genome shotgun sequence.
aggaaaccctaaccctaatgggccggcagcccaacagtggtgccggcccacacacactcacacacacagtctaacacaGGGAACCAATCAGCCCCTTAACACCTGCAACAGAAATTTATCTTTTAACATCTTCTGTAGAAAAAAAAGGAATTATAGAACCTTGTGAAGCTATTATTTATCTGTCCAGAAACCTGAAAATCTTGTTTAGTAAATAGAGTTCGTGTTCTATATGTTTTTTGATGTGCTAAAAGGTCTCTGTTACATTTCAACCACCTTTGAGTGTACTTCTCAGCACACAGAAAAACTAGCGCCCTTGAATACCGTATCCTCCTCCCATTATTTCCTTAAGTGTAAAATGGGAGTGGAGCTTTCACAACTTTCTGAACTACTACTATTTATTTTTCTCCAGCTACTACATCCATGGATAAATCTGCCTTGTCAACCAGTCAAGCTGATAGTAGCTCTGGAGTTCCAGGAATTACTGTTGATAAATCAGTAGAGTTCTCGTATGAAGAACTTTTTAATGCCACAGAGGGATTTAGCATGAGTAACAAAATCGGGCAAGGTGGTTTTGGTGCTGTCTATTATGCTGAGCTCAGGGGCGAGGTTAGTTCAGTTCAAACTACTTTTCAGCTGCATATAATCATATCTGTTCTTCATTTAAATGTTTTGTTTTTGGTGTCTCCAGAAAGCTGCCATAAAGAAAATGGATATGCAGGCTTCTCACGAGTTCCTTGCTGAGTTAAAAGTTTTGACACATGTTCATCATTTGAATCTGGTTAGTGACTTCTTTTTATTTACTGCAATGGCATATTTGATATGCGATTTTCCCCTTAGATTTCTTTACTTCCTCACATATAAATCCAACAGGCATACATTTATGTTTGTAGTACATGTGACTCTGATGTACACAGCAATTTAGATTGCATATTCTGTCATTACTTGTATACTTGTTTATATTGCCTGGATTTCAAATTTCTACAAAGTCTAATTGATATGGAGCAGAAAATTTCTGGGAAAAAATCTAAACTTACTTCATAGGCGAGGTTACTAGAAAATTTAGCATCCTATGGATAAAAATAGCACTTTTAGATGTGTCAGGTAGCCCTCATTGTGGGAAGTTGAAACTCTCAAGAGCACAATAGTATGGGATCAGTGGCGGATCTAAAtctgtggggccaaagcttgttgATTTTAGATTAATTAACATCATCAACATATATAGTTACAGAATTTATAAGGGATGTAAGCCTAATTTGGAATAAGCTGTGGGGCCAGGTGGCTCCACAGCTGAATCCTATATCTGCCACTGTTTGATAAGCATTCCTTGATGAAGTGCTTTTCATTATTGATTACTTGTAAGTCACATTTAGCTGGGAAAGAGTGTCACGAGTATCAATATCAGTTCAGGATTAGATTGTGTTTTGTCATTTGTCTTGCTCGTTGATGATGGATAGCATCACCCTCATACATGAGATTGTGCACGTCGATATCTTTCACGTAATTTAAATCAAAGTTGAGGAAATATATGGGTTTAATCCTTGTATCTTTATCTTGTATTCCTGTCTTCCCTTCCTTACAAGATAGTATATTAGTTTTTTGTGGGTAGGAACAACCATGTAATTTCCCTGCTATATCCATTCAAGTTATTCCTTGTATCTTTCCTTTTGCTGTGATTATCAATATTTATTTCACACAGGTGCGCTTGATTGGTTTTTGCACCGAAAGTTCCTTGTTTCTTGTCTATGAGTTCATCGAGAATGGGAACTTAAGCCAGCATTTGCGTGGAACTGGTAAATTGTCGCCTCTTAGCTTGGCTGATGTGTCTTTCTGATGTTTACTGCAAATTAATCACCACACATGTTCATACAGGTTATGAGCCTCTGTCTTGGGCTGCCAGGGTTCAGATTGCACTAGATTCAGCAAGAGGTCTTGAGTACATTCATGAACATACTGTCCCAGTGTACATACATCGGGACATCAAATCAGCAAATATCTTGATAGACAAGAACTACCGTGCAAAGGTTTGCCTGGTTCATGGTTTTTTTTTAAACATGTTTCCTGAATGCTTGATGAAATAATTATGTCTACCTTCCAGGTCGCAGATTTTGGTTTAACAAAACTTACAGAAGTTGGTAATACATCACTACCCACACGTGGAATCGTGGGCACATTTGGTTACATGCCTCCTGAGTACGTGTCTTAAATGTTCATATGGCATGGCATGGCTGTGCGATTCCACAGTACCACCATCTGTGATGAATGTTAAACATCACATCTACGGGATATGGCATTTTTGCAGATATGCTCGGTACGGTGATGTTTCTCCAAAGGTCGATGTTTATGCCTTTGGCGTTGTCCTCTACGAACTTATTTCGGCCAAAGACGCCATTGTCAGATCAACCGAGTCTTCCAGTGATTCAAAGGGATTGGTTTATCTGGTAATCAACTCTTTTACTTTCTGTTCATGGGGAAAAGACCAGTGGTCTAGTTAAGCACACGGGTGCTAGTTCTGGTATTGGTTTGGCTTCCATTGTCATTTCTCTTAGATGCTGGAGTTTGTGGCCAATTTATTTGTGAAAAGGGGAAAAAAACTTTCAGGTCTTGTGCTTCACTACCATGAGGGTATTTGTTACTTCCCAGTGTAAAATTTGCATAAGTAGTTTAGGTGGTGTTTGAATGCGCTAAAGCTAATAGTTAGCCGCTAAAATTAGCTGAAGACTTTCAAAcagtctagctaatagttcagctattagctacttttagcaaattagctaatagttgctagctaattccactagtAATTTTTTTGTCAACTAACTATTAGGTCTAGTGccttcaaacacccccttagtacaTCCTGTTTTGAATAATTGTTTTCACCTGATCATCTTTTATTCTTTCTCTCGTTTGTTGTCATATGTGTTCGTGAATGATTAGGCTGTAGACAATGGAGCaaactcttttcttcttcttcttgccagcAATATTTGTAACAGTACGGCTTCCAAAGCTATATATATAGTAGTACAGGCTTTGGATGCTTTCCTGCTTGATGACTCACCAGTCATGATACCGCAAAGTGCAGTTTGAGGAGGCTCTCAACACACCGGATCCCAAGGAAGGCCTTCAAAGACTGATTGATCCGGCGCTCGGCGAGGATTACCCCATCGACTCGATCCTCAAGGTTAGTAAGACCACACCCACACACAAGTAGACCAATACAATGCTGCTGCAGAACTACCTCTACCCTCCTTTGCTGTGTTCTCAAAACTCGCAGCCGCGCTAACGCATGGTTTGCCCTCTTGGCAGATGACGGTCCTGGCAAGGGCGTGCACGCAGGAAGACCCCAAGGCAAGGCCCACGATGAGATCCATAGTGGTGGCGCTGATGACGCTGTCGTCAACCAGCGAGTTCTGGGACATGAACGCGATCCAGGAGAACCAAGGTGTCGTGAACCTCATGTCCGGGAGATGACTCCTGTCCCTGTGGGCTGTGGTATATATTATTGTACGTCCTACCTGCCTTCCCCTGGGCAATTGTACATTAGGGCTCATTTGTACGGCCCGTTGACGGCCAGAGAGGAGGGCCACTGTAGGTATTTACAATGTAATATCTTGTCACTCAAGGGTTTTCTCCCGTGTTTAGGCTCCCTTTGGAACAAAAAGGAAATTTCCTGAACCTGTGTTTTTTGCTGTATTTTTTAACTAATTTCTATGAAATTCTTATAGCATTCATGTGAAATTCCTGCATTCTAAAGGATCGGAAGGTCGTTGAGAGCCGCGTGTGAGTTACTGGGGTTATGTACAACTCTGAAGATACTTATAAAAGTTATTAATATTTACTTATTTATTATAGTGTATCTGCGATAAGATATATGGACTTTTTCTCCTTTGAGAGCAAGGATATCGGAGTAGATTAGAGATGTTAGAATCTTCTTTGTATCTAATTTTGAATAGCGAGAGAATTTAGCCCCTTCAATACTCTGTTATCCTTCTATGTTATCCTTATTTTCAAACAAACTCTTATGTGCATTTTTTTTCAATATGATGGATCATCCGAACAAGTATACAATCTAGTTGGAAGGAGAAATTATTCCACGTCCGAGAGAGAAAAAATGGTCCGATCCGTAGCAAAACTCTACCGGAGACAAAATAATTGGTGCACAGAAAAAAAAATATTCCATGGGAAAAAGGAATCATATGGATTGATTCGAAGAGACTAGAACGACGCATGTTCCGTGCATTTTAGCTTGGAGGCATGCAACAGATGTTGGAAATGGATgcatgtcacactcggttttaaaGAATAAAGTTAGGTACATCTTATACATGcgtcaaagaagacaacatatgtaataacagaatgtatagagataaatgtcacaataatcagagtatttattacatagcgaaagtcttacaaaataaaatataaatatggattgaactaaaatccatccttagcgccagaaagtcaactaggagacgccacctagatcgaatcgaactcctcgttgtgtggcttctcttgaaccacatgttcttctcctgtgggggtgtgagacagcaaggatgagctcacacatgttcatcgctcaacaagttgtggggaataatgtgcatgaactcacaaaaAGTGGGAGTTCATATGAAGTATAAGGCTGACCAACAGTAGgggtttaaagctgagcattgcttttaaagttggtcaaagttttattagcaattactaaatgtaagtaaataacaaaccataataaataataatagaacaaaattaataataaatctcatgcaaatgacaaattaaatttaagttccatatttaatcatgcgagagttctgagctgctcatgaccgtgagctcggctagtataccagttttacactctgtagaggttgtaccctgtacccacaagtcgtgtatcccatgtcgccagggtttgcaaagcccttagacactaccgaggtgaatggctagggatccactacgaggcctttacaaagttccactagcttccgaaaacccgctacagtttatgggaagcgcACTTGCaagatcccccgtctgaccgtcatcgcagcgaaatcaacccaagaacctccttgcatgcaactcccctactgtccttgcccctttcggataaggtagtcttccactagctttcctagttagttaaccaagggtgtcccattaaacccttgtggtggcacgtgtttctcaagttaagctccatattccaattaacattaatgatcttgacatgaacataaatagaataacaaaataattaaaacatggatataatgaaatattatcccaaaaccatataaagcaatagcataactacccaaatgatccagggataaacaaggtaatcaggataaacagactagggtgacctattggatcccatcaaaattaaacctatgcattgaatagtgataataaagaacatgattgggtaataaatgtggtcaagggcacaacttgcctgtcacTTGATAT
It contains:
- the LOC100279924 gene encoding Chitin elicitor receptor kinase 1 precursor — protein: MARILMRLLLLAAAAAVAAGDGCLNSGCVALGSYLVARNQNLTYIASLFGIGDYHALARYNPGTTNLDYIQAGQSVNISFTCGCHTFPNSDATYLGGSFPHKVVTGDTYGGIAQNYNNLTSAAWLAVTNPYPTNNIPDTNTVVNVTVNCTCGDPKISSDYGFFLTYPLMGQTLAAVAANYSFNSSSQLDLLRKYNPGMDTATSGLVFIPVKDGNGSYHPLKPPGNGGSIGAIVGGVVGGVAILVLGVLLYIMFYRRKKANKAALLPSSEDSTQLATTSMDKSALSTSQADSSSGVPGITVDKSVEFSYEELFNATEGFSMSNKIGQGGFGAVYYAELRGEKAAIKKMDMQASHEFLAELKVLTHVHHLNLVRLIGFCTESSLFLVYEFIENGNLSQHLRGTGYEPLSWAARVQIALDSARGLEYIHEHTVPVYIHRDIKSANILIDKNYRAKVADFGLTKLTEVGNTSLPTRGIVGTFGYMPPEYARYGDVSPKVDVYAFGVVLYELISAKDAIVRSTESSSDSKGLVYLFEEALNTPDPKEGLQRLIDPALGEDYPIDSILKMTVLARACTQEDPKARPTMRSIVVALMTLSSTSEFWDMNAIQENQGVVNLMSGR